The Cetobacterium sp. ZOR0034 genome includes the window TATGTTCATAACTACTCTCCAGTAAATTTATTTGCTATCTATAAATATTTTACATCATATTTGACTTTTGTGTAAAATATGTGTAAAGCAAAAATTTTAGTAATTTTTTTGATAACATTATAGTTTAAATATATCATCTGAACTAGGTGAATAGTCAAGTTTTTTCTTTTCCTTCTTGAGAATATTTGAATAAAATGATATATTATAAACTTAGAAGAATATAATTTTTTAGGAGTGATAGATGTTTATTTATACAATAGTTAATATTGGAAGTGAAAAATCTTTAAAAGAGGAGGTTGCTTTAAAATATCCTGAACTGAGTTTTGCATACTCTAGACCAGGATATATAACATTTAAAGATAACAGTGGAAAATTAAATATAGATAGTAAACTTAATTTAGTTTTTGCTAGAGCGTATGGAATCTCTTTAGGTAGAACGAACCCTGAAAATTTAGAAGAGGAGATTTCAAAGTATAAAGCAGATGTGACTCATAGATTCTCTCTTATATCAGACGAAAAATCTGGAGAAACAGCTAATTTAGGAGATACGATTTTAGATGTTATTGAGGTTAAAGATGGAGAGTTCTGGTTAGGAATGAGAAAGGTTTATGCAGATTCGTGGAGAGTTATTGGAGCTAACCCAAATCTTATACTTCCTGAGGCTGCACCTTCAAGAGCTTACTTAAAAATAGCTGAAGCTCTTATTTGGACTAATTATGAGTACAGAGGTGAGGAGAGTGTTCTTGAACTAGGTTCAGCTCCTGGTGGAGCAAGCTATGCAATGCTCGAGAGAGGCTTTAAGGTATACGGTGTAGATAATGCCCTTATGGATGAGGATCTTTTAAAGAATCCAAACTTTAAACATATAAAAGAACCTATGCAAAAAGTTCAGGATAACGATGTTCCAAGACCTTGTCATCTTTTAGTTTCAGATGTAAATGTTTTACCATCACTTATTTTAAGCCAACTTAAAAGATTTATGTCTATAAGGCCAGGAATTCACACGGTATTTTATACTTTAAAAATAGGAGATAAAATCTCTGTAAAAGAAGTTCTAAAACATATTGATACATTTAAAACATTCGGTTTTAAAGAGGTTAGAGCAACTCAACTGCCAAGTAATAAATCAGAAATCATGCTTTATGGAAAAAAATAGAATTAAAAAATAGAGGGATCCTTATAGTATCCCTCTATTTTATTAGATCTTTATTTTAAGGCTTCTCTTATTTTTTCCAATCTTTTTCTATTCACTCCAAAGTCATACCAACCAGTTTGAGCAGCGGACCTTATATTTATTATATTTTTATCCGGTTCAATCTCAAAATCAGCGATGTCTTCAAATCCGAAAAATTTGCTATAAAAAGCTACTTTTAAAAAATTTTGGTTATTTTCTAAAATTTTTCCCTCAAATTTTTGAATTACTTTGATAAGATTTTCTTTGATGTCTTCATTTTTATTATTTATAGATATAGGCTCAATATAATGTTTTGAGTCTTTAGATTCACTAGAAACACAGTTAGGTTTATTAGGACAATCTTTTAACATGGTTTTATCACTTCCTTCCCCCAGTAAAATTGAAAAATAACAAGTAAAAATTATAATGAGATTCTTTTTCATAACTTTTCACCTCTTTATCTTTAGTATACCTTATTCTTCAATAAAAAGACAAATTTTTGTTAAAAGATTTATTTTCTGATATCTAGCCATTCTTTATTAGTTTTCGCAATATTTCCAAAGAATATCGGATTTGTAATTATAGCTATACTATTATCTTTATACCCTTCTATTCTAAAATAACTGTTTTGAGGAAGATTAATCTCGAGATTAATTTTGTCTCCTTCAATTTCAGAGTGAATTTGACCATTGATAATTATTTTCCAAGTAATATTTTCTTTGGCAGAAAGATTACATTCGATAAGATTGCTATTTAAAGTTTCGCCAAAGAAAATCTCTTTTTTATTATTCTGAGTAGATATTTCATGTAAGCAAAGATTCAATTCACCAATAGTAGATATATAATTTTTTCCAACTTTTAAACTTTGAAGTAGATTGTTCACAGTAAATCCATTCATATGTACATAGTTTAATGGTTTTCCTAAGAAGCTTGAATTTTTGTCAACGAAATCAGTATGAGAATCACTTCCACCAACAGCAAATATTTTATACCCACTCATTAACAGACCATCAAAAGCTTTTAAAGCATCAATATTAAACTGAGTTTTTTGATTATTATAAGGAGAGTTTAAAACTTCAATTAAGTCAAAACTAGTTAGATCGATGTTGTAATTAACTCCCATAGTAGCATTTAAAGGATGATTCATAACTACAAGAGCATTTTGCTTTTTAACCCATTCAAATATAGTTTTTAAAAGTTCAGGTCCAACTTTTTTTCCCTTTAAGAAAGCAGGATAATCAGGCAGAGTTTTTAATCCTAAGAAATTGAAATGTCCATTTTCCATTAAAGTAAGTTCAGTTGATGGAATGATTGGTGAAATACTTAATGGGGTTTTAGTAGAAATAACATTGTGGTCAGTTAAAAATATAAAATCTAAATTTAAATCTTCAATACCTTTTGGTAGAGTTTTTAGCTCGAGTAATCCATCAGAGAATTTCGTATGAGCATGAAGCTCTCCTTTATACCATTTTTTTTCTTTCGAAAATTGATTCTCATAATTAAATCTAGATATATCCATAAAAGCTGAAGATTTATTCATATCAACATCCTTTAGAATTTCTAGTACAAACATCCCTTTAAACATATAAGGTTTAGTTATTTCAAGCTTCCATATTCCATCTGTAAGTTCTCCAGGAATAGCACAATTAGAACTATCTTCAAAGTTTTTACCACTATAGAAAATTTTTTCTTTAGCTTTAAATGTTGTTAAAATTCTAATTTGACCATTAGGATCTTTTAAAGTCACAGGGAAGTGTTCATCCGGACAATTTTTTAAAAATAAAATTATATTTTTTTTAAGATTTCTTAAATTAAGGTTAAATGTTAAAACTTCACACTCTTTTTCTGTGAATATACCATTTAAAATCATAGTGCATCATCATTTTCATTGTATATTGGGCTCACATACTCCATAGAATCGTAGGCGACAGAGATATTAAAAGGTAGTTTTTTAACTAACTCTTCAATCTCTTTATGGGTTTTCATAGGATCATGTCCAAAATGCGTTACAATTATAGGAGTTTTAGAGTTGATAGATTTAAACTCTTCAAGTTTTGTTAAAACTTCTTTTAAGGTTTTTAAATCTAAATGATCAACATTATTTTTGTTACAATCTAAGAAAGTACACTCTATGACAATGCTATCAAATCTATAATTTTTTATAAAATTAAATGTTTTTTCAGAATAAACGCCAGTATCTGAGGCATGCAGTCTTGTAGAATTGTACTTATCTTTAATTATAAAGTTCATACCTAGCTCTCCCGCGTTAAGCCCCGTATGTCTAGCTTCTATTGGAGTAAACTCAAATCCTTCAAATTCGAAGGGTATAAAATTTTTCATAGGAGTGATATTTAAGTGTTGTGTTCTTTCAATTAATTTTGCTTGATGCTTAGGTTTAATACCTTTTTTTATTTCGGAATTAAGCCATTCATAAGAGATTTCATTAATAAAGACATGAACAGAATCTTTTATTTTTATTAACTCTTGGATATCTAAGTGATCGTTATGAGTATGAGATAAAACGATTCCTTTGATCTTGTTAAAATCTATTTTATTTTCGATAATTTGAGTTCTAATATCAGGTGAGAAATCTAGCAAAATTTTATCATCTAATAAAAACGATGATCTTTTTCTCAGATTTTTTCCTCCTAACTCTCTAATTTTTTTACAATAGTCACAAGAACAAAATGGATCAGGAATTCCACTAGCAGATCCAGTTCCTAAAAATATAGTTTTCATGTTTTATTAACCTCTTTCTGTATAATTTTTTAAAAGTGCTCCAGAAACTTCAACGAACACCGATATTGTTATTAATGTTATAAGAGCTGTTCCAGCAGCGTTAAAGTCATATGCCTTAATAAATTTAGAAACGATATATCCGATTCCACCAGCTCCAACAACTCCGATTACAGACGATTGAGCCATATTAGATTCAAATCTTAAAGCTGTCCATCCAGTTACAACTCTTTTTATATTAGGAACTACTGCAGCTTTCATAATATTAAACCAAGAAGCTCCAGTAGATCTTATAGCTAGAATACTTTCTTCTCCTAAATCCTCGATAGACTGTAAATAGGCCTTTGTTAAATAAGAAACAGTGTGAACGGATAAACCTAAAATTCCAGAGAAAGGTCCAAGTCCGATTGAAGAAACAAATATAACTGCCCAAATTAGAGATGGAACAGCTCTTATGAATGATAAGTAAGCTTTTATTCCTACTGCTAATGGTTTCCAAGGAGTTGTATTTGCTGCAGCTAAGAAAGCAAGTGGAAGTGAAAAGATCATTCCAACTAGAGTAGCGATAAATGCGATTTCAAACGATTCCCAAACAGCTATTAAAACAAACTTGAAAACAGTTAAATCAGGTCTTCCAAATTCAGCTAAAATACTTCCAAGTCTTGTCATTCCTCTAGAGAATCTATAAAAATCTAAATTTAATTTAAAGAATGAAAATACAAATAAAATCATGATACTTAACATTATTCTATTTAAAAATCTATCATTCTTATGATCTTTAATTTTAATTTTTCCAAAGTAGTTTTTATTCATTTAAATTATCCTCTTTCTTAAAATATTAGAAATTATCT containing:
- a CDS encoding SAM-dependent methyltransferase, translating into MFIYTIVNIGSEKSLKEEVALKYPELSFAYSRPGYITFKDNSGKLNIDSKLNLVFARAYGISLGRTNPENLEEEISKYKADVTHRFSLISDEKSGETANLGDTILDVIEVKDGEFWLGMRKVYADSWRVIGANPNLILPEAAPSRAYLKIAEALIWTNYEYRGEESVLELGSAPGGASYAMLERGFKVYGVDNALMDEDLLKNPNFKHIKEPMQKVQDNDVPRPCHLLVSDVNVLPSLILSQLKRFMSIRPGIHTVFYTLKIGDKISVKEVLKHIDTFKTFGFKEVRATQLPSNKSEIMLYGKK
- a CDS encoding DUF1499 domain-containing protein — encoded protein: MKKNLIIIFTCYFSILLGEGSDKTMLKDCPNKPNCVSSESKDSKHYIEPISINNKNEDIKENLIKVIQKFEGKILENNQNFLKVAFYSKFFGFEDIADFEIEPDKNIINIRSAAQTGWYDFGVNRKRLEKIREALK
- a CDS encoding CehA/McbA family metallohydrolase, which translates into the protein MILNGIFTEKECEVLTFNLNLRNLKKNIILFLKNCPDEHFPVTLKDPNGQIRILTTFKAKEKIFYSGKNFEDSSNCAIPGELTDGIWKLEITKPYMFKGMFVLEILKDVDMNKSSAFMDISRFNYENQFSKEKKWYKGELHAHTKFSDGLLELKTLPKGIEDLNLDFIFLTDHNVISTKTPLSISPIIPSTELTLMENGHFNFLGLKTLPDYPAFLKGKKVGPELLKTIFEWVKKQNALVVMNHPLNATMGVNYNIDLTSFDLIEVLNSPYNNQKTQFNIDALKAFDGLLMSGYKIFAVGGSDSHTDFVDKNSSFLGKPLNYVHMNGFTVNNLLQSLKVGKNYISTIGELNLCLHEISTQNNKKEIFFGETLNSNLIECNLSAKENITWKIIINGQIHSEIEGDKINLEINLPQNSYFRIEGYKDNSIAIITNPIFFGNIAKTNKEWLDIRK
- a CDS encoding ABC transporter permease, with protein sequence MNKNYFGKIKIKDHKNDRFLNRIMLSIMILFVFSFFKLNLDFYRFSRGMTRLGSILAEFGRPDLTVFKFVLIAVWESFEIAFIATLVGMIFSLPLAFLAAANTTPWKPLAVGIKAYLSFIRAVPSLIWAVIFVSSIGLGPFSGILGLSVHTVSYLTKAYLQSIEDLGEESILAIRSTGASWFNIMKAAVVPNIKRVVTGWTALRFESNMAQSSVIGVVGAGGIGYIVSKFIKAYDFNAAGTALITLITISVFVEVSGALLKNYTERG
- a CDS encoding MBL fold metallo-hydrolase: MKTIFLGTGSASGIPDPFCSCDYCKKIRELGGKNLRKRSSFLLDDKILLDFSPDIRTQIIENKIDFNKIKGIVLSHTHNDHLDIQELIKIKDSVHVFINEISYEWLNSEIKKGIKPKHQAKLIERTQHLNITPMKNFIPFEFEGFEFTPIEARHTGLNAGELGMNFIIKDKYNSTRLHASDTGVYSEKTFNFIKNYRFDSIVIECTFLDCNKNNVDHLDLKTLKEVLTKLEEFKSINSKTPIIVTHFGHDPMKTHKEIEELVKKLPFNISVAYDSMEYVSPIYNENDDAL